From a single Helicovermis profundi genomic region:
- a CDS encoding DHH family phosphoesterase, with product MSGNKFSKLLKPDTRIYLWIITILVVFVAMYNLVIGIIGVLILIYLQFYNWRSSKHRNKRWQKYIENLSSDIDSAARYAILNLPMPLTLIDFDGKITWYNSKFSESIDSKDILGQNISKVVPHFEIEKAINGEELINIKVREKHYDVLSNVVKIQDNGDERYIMMLYWIDVTDYFKLKNMYRDEKSIVTLLQVDNFDEVIAETKEERRPFLKSEINAKINIWASRMNGLIKRYQEDKYIVLFENKFLDNLEAKRFSILDDIREINSDNNNPVTLSIGVGVQGKNFSKLEEYAYSALELALGRGGDQAVVRKKGNFEFYGGKTKAVEKRNRVKARIIAHALRPLIDESKKVIIMGHSFPDMDCFGAAIGVHRAIINRGKEAYIVLNNVTEPIKNIYEVFKEKGEYKFITSEEAIEIANETATDTMLVVVDTHRPSFTECPELLDSVVRVALIDHHRMGTEFIENPSLRYLEPYASSTCELVTEILQYMGSKTNLDKIESEALLAGITVDTKNFTFQTGVRTFEAAALLRRFGADTTAVKQLFQDDLKTFIAKSNIVSNAKIVYNDMAISVYDQDIENAQLIGAQGADDLLNIRGISSSFVIGKNLDGTIFISGRSLGDINVQIILEKLGGGGHMTVAGAQFRDIEIFEVRDKLVEAIDEYIKEGESK from the coding sequence ATGTCAGGAAATAAATTTTCAAAATTGTTAAAACCTGATACTAGGATATATTTATGGATAATTACAATACTTGTTGTTTTTGTTGCAATGTATAATCTAGTAATTGGTATTATTGGAGTACTTATTTTGATTTATTTACAATTTTATAATTGGAGGAGTAGTAAACATCGTAATAAAAGATGGCAAAAATATATTGAAAATTTAAGTAGTGATATAGACTCTGCAGCGAGATATGCAATATTAAATTTACCAATGCCATTAACTTTAATAGATTTTGATGGAAAAATTACTTGGTATAATTCAAAGTTTTCTGAAAGTATAGACTCTAAAGATATTTTAGGCCAAAATATTTCAAAAGTCGTACCTCATTTTGAAATAGAGAAAGCAATTAATGGTGAAGAATTAATTAATATTAAAGTTAGAGAAAAACATTACGACGTATTAAGCAACGTTGTAAAAATTCAAGATAATGGTGATGAGCGCTACATTATGATGCTCTACTGGATTGATGTTACAGATTATTTTAAATTAAAAAATATGTATAGAGATGAAAAAAGTATAGTTACATTACTTCAAGTGGATAACTTTGATGAAGTAATTGCAGAAACAAAGGAAGAAAGAAGACCGTTTTTGAAATCAGAAATTAATGCCAAGATAAATATCTGGGCATCTAGGATGAATGGACTTATAAAAAGGTATCAAGAAGACAAATACATTGTTTTGTTTGAAAACAAGTTTCTTGATAATTTAGAAGCAAAACGATTTTCAATACTTGATGATATCAGAGAAATTAATTCTGACAATAATAATCCAGTTACTCTTAGTATTGGAGTAGGGGTGCAAGGAAAAAACTTTTCAAAATTAGAAGAATATGCATATTCTGCTCTGGAACTTGCTTTAGGAAGAGGTGGAGATCAAGCAGTAGTACGAAAAAAAGGTAATTTTGAGTTTTATGGTGGAAAAACTAAAGCTGTTGAAAAAAGGAATAGAGTTAAAGCAAGAATAATTGCTCATGCGCTTAGACCTTTAATAGATGAGAGTAAAAAAGTTATAATAATGGGTCATTCTTTTCCTGATATGGATTGTTTTGGTGCTGCAATAGGAGTGCATAGAGCTATTATTAATAGAGGAAAAGAAGCTTACATTGTTTTAAACAATGTAACAGAACCAATTAAAAATATTTATGAAGTATTTAAAGAAAAAGGAGAATATAAGTTTATAACATCTGAAGAAGCTATAGAAATAGCAAATGAAACTGCTACAGATACAATGCTTGTTGTAGTCGATACTCATAGACCCTCATTTACAGAGTGTCCAGAACTTTTGGATAGTGTGGTAAGAGTTGCGCTTATAGATCACCATAGAATGGGTACTGAATTTATTGAAAATCCATCGCTAAGGTATTTAGAGCCATACGCATCCTCAACATGTGAGTTGGTGACTGAAATTTTGCAGTACATGGGAAGTAAAACTAATTTAGATAAAATAGAGTCGGAAGCTCTCCTTGCTGGTATTACAGTAGACACTAAAAATTTTACATTTCAAACAGGTGTTAGAACTTTTGAAGCAGCAGCCTTGCTAAGGCGTTTTGGAGCTGATACAACTGCAGTAAAACAATTATTTCAGGATGATTTAAAAACATTTATAGCAAAATCTAATATTGTTTCAAATGCCAAAATTGTATATAATGACATGGCAATATCAGTATATGATCAAGATATAGAAAATGCACAGTTAATAGGAGCGCAAGGAGCGGATGATTTGCTTAATATTAGAGGAATTAGCTCTTCATTTGTAATAGGTAAAAATCTGGATGGTACTATTTTTATTAGTGGTCGTTCTTTGGGTGATATTAACGTTCAAATTATTCTTGAAAAACTTGGTGGTGGAGGTCATATGACCGTTGCTGGAGCTCAGTTTAGAGATATAGAAATATTTGAAGTTAGAGATAAGTTAGTAGAAGC
- a CDS encoding DUF2232 domain-containing protein, which yields MNNSNTRTILEISIMAVLSTMFYLAAIYVPLIGYLIFLTPIFYAIIGIKNGTDKVFAMIIGSFFMTFMISGFVNAIILVLIGGINGVIFSEIVRHKKNKSTLILSLTGGYVLAFSIGIILVQYLTKIDLFTSINSQVLIYKDVINSTFDSLKTIGTYEESLIENMRVGYIASVDQIISVVKMSLPFLLISISALSSLLTATFGYKILRKLNIEVVEEKKYKDFRYPNHITWGTTLIVVMSFLAIKMGIINSDILSINILLIMMLVFSIQGLSTIFYYMDKKNMNKILKVIFIIVLIFLKPMLVLALLGWTDAIFDFRKINNRTI from the coding sequence TTGAATAATAGTAATACTAGAACTATTTTAGAAATATCAATTATGGCAGTACTTTCAACGATGTTTTATTTAGCTGCAATATATGTACCGCTTATAGGTTATTTGATTTTTCTTACGCCTATATTTTATGCAATTATTGGCATTAAAAATGGAACAGATAAAGTATTTGCAATGATTATAGGCTCTTTTTTTATGACTTTCATGATTTCTGGATTTGTGAATGCAATAATTTTAGTGTTAATCGGTGGTATAAACGGAGTTATTTTTTCAGAAATTGTTAGACATAAGAAAAACAAGAGCACACTTATTTTATCATTAACAGGTGGTTATGTATTAGCATTTTCTATTGGAATAATTTTGGTTCAGTACCTAACAAAGATAGATTTATTTACTTCAATAAATAGTCAAGTATTGATTTATAAAGATGTTATTAATTCAACTTTTGATTCGTTAAAGACTATAGGAACTTATGAAGAAAGCTTAATTGAAAATATGAGAGTTGGTTATATAGCATCAGTAGACCAAATAATAAGTGTTGTAAAAATGAGTTTACCATTTTTGTTAATCAGCATATCGGCTTTATCATCGCTTTTAACAGCTACATTTGGCTATAAGATTTTAAGAAAATTAAATATTGAAGTTGTAGAAGAAAAGAAATATAAGGACTTTAGGTACCCGAACCATATTACTTGGGGAACTACTCTTATTGTAGTTATGTCATTTTTAGCTATTAAAATGGGCATAATCAATTCAGATATATTATCTATTAATATTTTACTAATAATGATGTTAGTGTTTTCTATTCAAGGGTTATCAACAATATTTTACTATATGGATAAAAAAAATATGAATAAAATATTAAAAGTAATTTTTATTATAGTTTTAATATTTTTAAAACCAATGCTTGTTTTAGCACTACTTGGATGGACAGATGCAATTTTTGATTTTAGAAAAATTAATAATAGAACTATTTAG
- the rpsR gene encoding 30S ribosomal protein S18, with protein MAVFKKRRKRKGCSFCAEKATSIDYKDTKKLQRYLTERGKILPRRVTGNCAKHQRALTQSIKRARILALLPFVTE; from the coding sequence ATGGCTGTATTTAAAAAACGTAGAAAAAGAAAAGGTTGTTCTTTCTGTGCAGAAAAAGCAACTTCAATTGATTATAAAGATACAAAAAAATTACAAAGATACTTAACTGAAAGAGGTAAAATTTTACCTAGGAGAGTAACTGGTAATTGTGCAAAACATCAAAGAGCTTTAACACAATCAATTAAGAGAGCAAGAATTCTTGCTTTGTTACCGTTTGTAACTGAATAA
- a CDS encoding single-stranded DNA-binding protein, whose protein sequence is MNSVVLIGRLTRDPELRFVAGSGRAVANFTLAVNKNLSKEKKREFEEKGTPTADFIRIVVWGKQAENCANFLAKGRLVAVNGSISTSSYKTNTGETRYSTDVLANNVEFLEWGDKKAAPVKKDEFSYGAEPDNFQAVEDDDDIPF, encoded by the coding sequence ATGAATAGTGTAGTATTAATTGGAAGGTTAACTAGAGATCCTGAACTTAGATTTGTTGCTGGAAGTGGAAGAGCTGTTGCTAATTTTACTTTAGCTGTAAATAAAAATTTAAGTAAAGAAAAAAAGAGAGAGTTCGAAGAAAAAGGTACACCAACTGCAGATTTTATAAGAATTGTAGTTTGGGGAAAACAAGCCGAGAACTGTGCGAATTTCCTTGCAAAAGGTAGATTGGTTGCTGTCAATGGATCTATTAGTACTAGTTCTTACAAAACAAATACGGGAGAAACTAGATATTCTACAGATGTATTAGCGAATAATGTTGAATTCCTTGAATGGGGAGATAAAAAGGCGGCACCAGTAAAAAAAGATGAATTTTCATATGGAGCTGAGCCAGATAACTTTCAAGCAGTAGAGGATGACGATGATATTCCATTCTAG
- the rpsF gene encoding 30S ribosomal protein S6: protein MRNYETIFVLKPNLEEEKRNEMIEKFKSIISASGEVLKVDEWGTRKLAYEIQKLKEGYYVLVNFKASTDLPKELERNFKISEEVIRYLVVNLDAK from the coding sequence ATGAGAAATTATGAAACGATTTTTGTCTTAAAACCTAATCTAGAAGAAGAAAAAAGAAATGAGATGATTGAAAAATTTAAATCAATTATTTCAGCTAGTGGTGAAGTATTAAAAGTTGACGAATGGGGAACTAGAAAATTAGCTTATGAAATTCAAAAGTTAAAAGAAGGTTACTACGTACTTGTTAACTTTAAGGCTAGTACAGATCTTCCAAAAGAATTAGAAAGAAACTTTAAGATATCTGAAGAAGTTATTAGATACCTTGTTGTTAATTTAGATGCAAAATAA
- a CDS encoding PLP-dependent aminotransferase family protein — MAIKFSERVSKVNASEIRELLKLTARPEIISFAGGLPAPELFPVEEMKKVSVKVLEEMGQEALQYSPTEGYNPLRKQIASRMKKVNVETSMDNILVTSGSQQGLDFSGKIFLNPGDVVICESPSYLGAINAFKAYECEFLEISTDNDGMIIEELEEKLSKIDNAKMIYVIPDFQNPTGRTWSLQRRKGLLEVAKKYDLPIVEDNPYGELRFEGEMLPSIKSMDEDGRVIFLGTFSKTFCPGLRIGWVCAEHDILEKYILVKQGADLQSNSMSQRELSVFLDVYDLDEHIEKIKDIYRVRRNLMMQYIKSEFPKEAVATYPNGGLFTWVELPEYINARELMERALKENVAFVPGGSFFPNGGNENTMRINYSNMPDDKIIEGIKRLGKVIKEFL, encoded by the coding sequence ATGGCAATAAAATTTTCAGAGAGAGTAAGCAAGGTAAACGCATCAGAAATTAGGGAATTGCTTAAGTTAACTGCAAGACCAGAAATTATTTCTTTTGCTGGTGGACTACCTGCTCCGGAATTATTTCCTGTTGAAGAAATGAAAAAAGTTTCTGTAAAAGTTTTAGAAGAAATGGGACAAGAAGCGCTTCAATATAGTCCTACCGAAGGATATAATCCATTAAGAAAACAAATAGCTTCTAGAATGAAAAAAGTAAATGTTGAAACAAGTATGGATAATATTCTTGTAACAAGTGGATCTCAACAAGGATTAGATTTTTCGGGTAAAATATTTTTAAACCCTGGAGATGTTGTGATTTGTGAAAGTCCTAGTTACCTAGGTGCAATTAATGCTTTTAAAGCATATGAATGCGAATTTTTAGAAATCTCTACTGACAATGATGGAATGATTATTGAAGAATTAGAAGAAAAATTATCAAAAATTGATAATGCTAAAATGATTTATGTTATACCTGATTTCCAAAATCCAACAGGTAGAACTTGGTCTTTACAGAGGCGAAAAGGTTTACTTGAAGTTGCTAAAAAGTATGATTTACCAATAGTTGAAGATAATCCTTATGGCGAGTTAAGATTTGAAGGTGAAATGCTTCCTTCTATAAAATCTATGGATGAAGATGGAAGAGTTATATTTTTAGGAACATTTTCAAAAACTTTTTGTCCTGGTCTTAGAATAGGTTGGGTTTGCGCTGAGCACGATATACTAGAAAAATATATCTTAGTGAAACAAGGTGCGGATTTACAATCGAATTCAATGTCACAAAGGGAACTTTCGGTATTTTTAGATGTGTATGATTTAGACGAACATATCGAAAAGATTAAAGATATATACAGAGTTAGAAGAAACTTGATGATGCAATATATAAAGTCAGAATTTCCAAAAGAAGCAGTTGCTACTTATCCAAATGGTGGGCTTTTTACATGGGTTGAATTACCTGAGTATATTAATGCAAGAGAACTTATGGAAAGAGCATTAAAAGAAAATGTTGCATTTGTTCCTGGAGGTTCATTCTTTCCAAATGGTGGTAATGAAAACACTATGAGAATAAATTATTCAAATATGCCAGACGATAAAATAATTGAAGGTATTAAAAGACTTGGAAAAGTTATAAAAGAATTTTTGTAA
- a CDS encoding DUF951 domain-containing protein produces the protein MPMELRVGDIVETKKNHPCGNNKFEVRRIGMDFRIKCIKCEKQIWITRVNFEKRVKKVQRNGEYITDFRK, from the coding sequence ATGCCAATGGAACTAAGAGTTGGAGATATTGTTGAGACAAAAAAAAATCATCCTTGCGGTAATAATAAGTTTGAAGTAAGAAGAATAGGTATGGATTTTAGAATAAAGTGTATTAAGTGCGAAAAGCAAATATGGATTACTAGAGTGAATTTTGAAAAAAGGGTCAAGAAAGTTCAAAGAAATGGTGAATATATTACTGATTTTCGAAAGTAA
- a CDS encoding DUF3343 domain-containing protein — protein MLSKEFYIIAFNSTHKAIKTEKNLKELISVELIPTPREISANCGLSLRFKENNLEFIREKLAKVDTDGMVIYYIDKMNDKKKVSIIEWS, from the coding sequence ATGTTAAGTAAAGAATTTTATATTATTGCTTTTAATTCGACTCATAAAGCTATTAAAACTGAAAAGAATTTAAAAGAATTAATTAGTGTAGAACTAATTCCAACGCCAAGAGAAATTAGTGCAAATTGCGGTTTGTCTTTAAGATTTAAGGAGAACAATCTAGAATTTATTAGAGAAAAGTTAGCAAAAGTTGACACTGATGGAATGGTTATTTATTACATCGACAAAATGAATGATAAAAAGAAAGTAAGTATTATTGAGTGGAGTTAA
- the yedF gene encoding sulfurtransferase-like selenium metabolism protein YedF: MIVEIDARGLDCPKPVINTKKAIEQITEGSVITIVDNEAAKENVSKLAKKLKYEYSVKAEGDLYYISINKGESLGFEEMGDPKENISESVIYVSSDKMGSGDDTLGEILIKGYFYTLTELKPYPKAILFVNSGVNLTIDSSPVLEYIRILESYGVEVLSCGTCLDFYNITSRLSVGGISNMYSIAEHMNNAKNTIKL, from the coding sequence ATGATAGTTGAAATTGATGCAAGAGGACTTGATTGTCCAAAACCAGTAATTAATACAAAAAAAGCGATTGAACAGATAACAGAAGGTAGTGTAATAACTATAGTTGATAATGAAGCAGCAAAAGAAAATGTATCAAAACTTGCAAAAAAACTTAAGTATGAGTATAGTGTAAAAGCTGAGGGTGATCTTTATTATATAAGCATAAATAAAGGAGAAAGTCTTGGCTTTGAAGAAATGGGAGATCCTAAAGAAAATATTAGTGAATCTGTCATTTATGTGTCATCGGATAAAATGGGAAGTGGAGATGATACTTTAGGAGAAATTTTAATTAAAGGTTATTTCTATACCTTAACGGAATTAAAACCATATCCTAAAGCTATATTATTTGTGAATAGTGGAGTTAATTTAACCATTGATTCTTCACCAGTGCTTGAATATATCAGAATACTTGAAAGTTATGGTGTGGAAGTCCTTTCATGCGGAACTTGTTTAGATTTCTATAATATTACTAGTAGACTTAGCGTTGGTGGAATATCAAATATGTATTCAATTGCCGAACATATGAATAATGCAAAAAATACAATTAAATTATAG
- a CDS encoding CvpA family protein — translation MLNWVDAVVVTILIYNIFRGIRIGFIKSVLGIMSYIVAGIIAKVYYFKVLEYLMTNFSVFKDLQTTIRTSLLSRLNSSGLNLDMTNIDLSSIDPSKLNELNLPSNIKEQLMNAISKMNINSSSGSLSTVISDKLSSFVMGVIAFLLVFIVAYIALILIVKLLDSIAKLPILKEINKLGGFIVGVVKGLVFIYIIMTIIMIVNPIVSNSYIVGLIQSSMIGSFFYNHNIIMFFVKNMIASNFSGVL, via the coding sequence ATGCTTAATTGGGTAGATGCGGTTGTAGTTACTATACTTATTTATAATATTTTTAGGGGAATAAGAATTGGATTTATAAAATCAGTTCTTGGAATTATGAGCTATATAGTGGCTGGTATTATTGCTAAAGTATATTATTTTAAAGTTTTAGAATACTTAATGACAAATTTTAGTGTTTTTAAAGATTTACAAACAACAATACGAACGAGTTTATTATCAAGATTAAATTCATCTGGACTTAATTTAGATATGACTAATATAGATTTATCTTCTATAGATCCAAGTAAATTAAATGAATTAAATTTACCTTCAAATATAAAAGAACAGCTTATGAATGCGATTTCTAAAATGAATATAAATTCAAGTTCTGGATCCTTATCAACTGTAATTTCGGATAAATTATCTTCATTTGTAATGGGTGTAATAGCATTTTTATTGGTTTTTATTGTAGCTTATATTGCATTAATTTTGATTGTTAAATTACTTGATTCGATTGCGAAATTGCCAATACTGAAAGAAATCAACAAATTAGGTGGTTTTATAGTGGGAGTGGTAAAGGGTCTTGTATTTATATATATTATTATGACAATAATTATGATAGTTAATCCTATTGTTAGTAATTCTTATATTGTTGGATTAATTCAATCTTCTATGATAGGTAGTTTTTTCTACAATCATAATATTATAATGTTCTTTGTTAAAAATATGATTGCTAGTAATTTTAGTGGCGTATTATAA
- a CDS encoding DUF5711 family protein, protein MTFDKRKKRKSKKKFFNKISFISLIVLIICLIFVFKFDNNYINKIKYTISFGSMKLEKIKTFDYKSNLKYVNDSNIYKIASKFFKIDNSELTQYDTDFKPIWKKELNGVNVKLVGKGNLLILYDKEIGNIYSLDVDGNIVGKILNIGKIENVIVKNEFNVIVYNSANARILILDNKCEKLSEIALRDDKISKIESSSDKSIIATTTLKIAKDKFFSTVQIYNLDGELSGLLNFDSAIIFDIKIIGDSVILLSDSWLRKYDNENNMLFEYKFDRTIKNFSFDDNGNVVLNLVAVSKDISNPIDDNIILKIDNKGNKVFEKKINVDVEKIEYNYGEICYTSDDKLYILDEKGENIGIQLLSSDIINVKWFSSSKLGVYYINKFEYYLLK, encoded by the coding sequence TTGACATTTGATAAAAGAAAAAAAAGAAAAAGCAAGAAAAAGTTCTTTAATAAAATAAGTTTTATTTCATTAATTGTATTGATTATATGTTTGATATTTGTATTTAAATTTGACAATAATTACATAAATAAAATAAAATATACAATTAGCTTTGGTTCTATGAAACTTGAAAAAATAAAGACTTTTGATTATAAATCAAATTTAAAATATGTTAATGACTCGAATATTTACAAAATTGCTAGTAAGTTTTTTAAAATTGACAATAGTGAACTTACACAGTATGATACGGATTTTAAACCTATTTGGAAGAAAGAATTAAATGGTGTAAATGTAAAACTTGTTGGAAAAGGAAACTTATTGATACTTTATGATAAAGAAATTGGAAATATTTATTCTTTAGATGTTGATGGAAATATTGTAGGTAAAATTCTAAATATCGGAAAAATTGAAAATGTGATTGTTAAAAATGAATTTAATGTCATAGTCTACAATTCAGCGAATGCAAGAATATTAATATTAGATAATAAATGTGAAAAATTAAGTGAAATTGCACTGAGAGATGATAAAATATCTAAAATTGAGTCATCGTCAGATAAAAGTATTATTGCAACTACAACATTAAAAATAGCTAAAGATAAATTTTTCTCTACAGTTCAAATTTATAATTTAGATGGAGAATTATCAGGACTTTTAAATTTTGATAGTGCGATAATTTTTGATATTAAAATTATAGGCGATTCAGTTATATTGCTATCTGATTCTTGGCTTAGAAAATATGATAATGAAAATAATATGCTATTTGAGTATAAATTTGATCGAACTATTAAAAACTTTTCCTTTGACGATAATGGTAATGTAGTACTTAATTTAGTTGCAGTTTCTAAGGATATATCCAATCCAATTGATGATAATATTATTTTGAAAATAGATAATAAAGGTAATAAAGTATTCGAAAAAAAAATAAATGTAGATGTTGAAAAAATCGAATATAATTATGGTGAAATTTGCTATACTTCTGATGATAAACTTTATATTTTGGATGAAAAAGGTGAAAATATTGGTATTCAACTCTTAAGTAGTGATATTATAAATGTTAAATGGTTTAGTTCATCAAAATTAGGTGTATACTATATAAATAAATTTGAATATTATTTATTGAAATAA
- a CDS encoding nucleotidyltransferase family protein — MVTGIIMASGLSKRMGENKLLIKINNKRIIDFVLENALKSKLDEIILIYANDEIIKQIKSEKVIFVKNFKNVLGQSESIKLGIENANKNTCGICFLVADQPLLTTKTINTLVDKFKEFNDKIIVPIYDGNRSTPVIFPISLKDEFMKLKGDIGGREIIKNNRDKIITCNIKNSFEGIDIDCKEDINRVIKIINREILEEKLDI, encoded by the coding sequence ATGGTAACAGGGATAATAATGGCTTCTGGCTTATCAAAACGAATGGGCGAAAATAAGCTATTAATAAAAATAAACAACAAAAGAATAATTGACTTTGTTTTAGAAAATGCCCTTAAGTCAAAATTAGATGAGATTATTTTGATTTATGCAAACGATGAGATTATAAAACAAATTAAGAGCGAAAAAGTAATTTTTGTAAAAAATTTTAAAAATGTATTAGGTCAAAGTGAATCAATAAAATTAGGTATTGAAAATGCAAATAAAAATACATGTGGAATTTGCTTTTTAGTAGCAGATCAACCACTTTTAACTACTAAAACAATAAATACATTAGTTGATAAATTTAAAGAATTTAATGATAAAATAATTGTACCTATTTATGATGGTAATAGATCTACGCCGGTTATATTTCCAATATCACTAAAAGATGAATTTATGAAACTAAAAGGGGATATTGGTGGAAGAGAAATAATAAAAAATAACCGTGATAAAATAATTACTTGTAATATAAAAAATAGTTTTGAAGGAATTGATATTGATTGTAAAGAAGATATAAATAGAGTTATTAAGATAATTAATAGAGAAATTTTGGAGGAAAAACTTGACATTTGA
- the yqeC gene encoding selenium cofactor biosynthesis protein YqeC: MNIDKKVITFIGSGGKTSSIFLLANKLKKMGKTVLIATTTKMYKETNEEYKTILTNKIEKVANSLNNKIIILGSKIDSKKLIGVDKEFIDHIKNENIFDFILVEGDGSRKKTIKAHGEEEPVIPSLTDLVVGVFSIDSLNRPINDNYVYRSEKFLDIVEKNMNEEIELIDYVKYVNSSNGLFKGCTFFNKALLITKVNNKDRINNIVLLEKFLKNTNSLTDFKIYSRG; this comes from the coding sequence TTGAATATAGATAAAAAAGTTATAACTTTTATAGGTTCAGGTGGGAAAACATCTTCCATTTTTTTATTGGCAAATAAATTGAAAAAAATGGGTAAGACAGTTCTTATTGCAACTACTACAAAGATGTATAAAGAAACTAATGAAGAGTACAAAACTATTTTAACTAATAAAATAGAGAAAGTGGCAAATAGTTTAAACAATAAAATTATTATATTGGGAAGTAAAATTGATAGTAAAAAACTTATAGGAGTAGATAAAGAATTTATAGATCATATTAAAAATGAAAATATATTCGATTTTATTTTAGTTGAAGGTGATGGATCTAGAAAAAAGACGATTAAAGCTCACGGTGAAGAGGAACCTGTGATTCCAAGCTTAACTGATTTAGTTGTAGGTGTTTTTTCAATTGATTCTCTAAATAGGCCAATAAATGACAATTATGTTTATAGAAGTGAGAAGTTTTTAGATATTGTTGAAAAAAATATGAATGAGGAAATTGAGTTAATCGATTATGTAAAGTATGTTAATTCTAGCAATGGTTTATTTAAGGGATGTACGTTTTTTAATAAAGCCTTACTTATTACAAAAGTAAATAATAAAGATAGAATTAATAATATAGTCTTGCTTGAAAAATTTTTAAAAAATACTAATAGCTTAACTGATTTTAAAATATATTCTAGAGGATAA
- a CDS encoding THUMP domain-containing class I SAM-dependent RNA methyltransferase, producing MGNYRLIATSAFGIEGIVKDEIKRLGFTNIVVENGRILFDADAAGIVRANLWLRCADRVHILVGKFRAKTFVELFDKTKKLDWDRYIPIDGEFPVSAKSVKSKLFSVSDIQSITKKSIVENLKDKYKIDWFEETGSKFHITAAILNDEVSLTIDTSGLGLHKRGYREDGNIAPLKETLAAALIKASRWHAKIPLIDPMCGTGTIAIEAALMGRNIAPGLNRKFDFESWDFIPSEVIKEERVKAYSQIDYEKQLNISAFDVDRRVINIAKLNAEKAGVEDDIVFKVQDAKDINTKDKYGYIISNPPYGERLGTEEEIFDLYSMMGTSYKRLETWSKYIFTSNEEFERFFGKKSDKNRKLYNGRLKCYLYQYIGEKPPKIK from the coding sequence ATGGGAAATTATAGATTGATTGCAACGTCAGCCTTTGGTATTGAAGGTATTGTTAAGGATGAAATTAAAAGATTGGGTTTTACCAATATTGTAGTTGAGAATGGAAGAATTCTTTTTGATGCTGATGCAGCGGGAATTGTTCGTGCTAATTTATGGCTTAGATGCGCAGATAGGGTTCATATTTTGGTTGGAAAATTTAGGGCTAAAACATTTGTTGAACTTTTTGATAAAACGAAAAAACTTGATTGGGATAGGTATATTCCTATAGATGGAGAATTTCCGGTGAGTGCTAAAAGTGTTAAATCTAAGCTTTTTAGTGTGTCTGATATTCAATCTATTACAAAAAAATCTATTGTTGAGAATTTAAAAGATAAGTATAAAATTGATTGGTTTGAAGAAACTGGTTCAAAATTTCATATTACAGCTGCTATACTAAATGATGAAGTTTCTCTAACAATTGACACTAGCGGGCTTGGACTTCATAAAAGAGGCTATAGAGAGGATGGAAATATTGCACCTTTAAAAGAAACGCTAGCGGCAGCTTTAATTAAAGCGAGTAGGTGGCATGCTAAGATTCCTCTAATTGATCCAATGTGTGGAACTGGGACTATAGCAATTGAAGCAGCTTTGATGGGTAGAAATATTGCTCCAGGGTTAAATAGAAAATTTGATTTTGAATCTTGGGACTTTATTCCAAGTGAAGTAATCAAAGAAGAGAGAGTTAAGGCTTATAGTCAAATTGATTATGAAAAACAGTTAAATATATCAGCTTTTGATGTTGATAGAAGAGTTATTAATATTGCAAAACTAAATGCAGAAAAAGCTGGAGTAGAAGATGATATCGTTTTTAAAGTTCAGGATGCAAAAGATATTAATACAAAGGATAAGTATGGCTATATAATTTCAAATCCTCCATATGGTGAAAGACTAGGAACAGAAGAAGAAATATTTGATTTGTATAGTATGATGGGTACTTCATATAAACGCTTAGAAACTTGGTCTAAATATATATTTACATCTAACGAGGAATTCGAACGATTTTTTGGAAAAAAATCTGATAAAAACAGAAAACTTTATAATGGTAGATTAAAATGTTATTTGTATCAGTATATTGGAGAAAAACCACCTAAAATCAAATAA